One segment of Desulfobacterales bacterium DNA contains the following:
- the yqeC gene encoding selenium cofactor biosynthesis protein YqeC, protein MISLREGLQLSTGGVVCFVGAGGKTSLMFRLARELSAGGDSVLTTTTTRIRMPTQDQSEAVVISPLAEAIISRANRFRNKNFHFTAVAEKLSPQEKLKGFLPGFIDELWKSGLFRWILVEADGAAGRSLKAPAIYEPVVPSCAEWVIGLVGLDAVGKTLDEDCVFRSGMFSQLTGLALGQAVSPMAIAASLTHAGGIFKESPGAAHQYLFLNKAESAEGIRAGREVVKIIKETTPVRIKRVLIGSAMKHPPVMAFYEIR, encoded by the coding sequence ATGATTTCCCTGCGGGAAGGACTGCAGCTGTCAACCGGCGGTGTCGTCTGTTTTGTGGGCGCCGGCGGTAAAACCAGCCTAATGTTCAGGCTTGCCCGGGAGCTTTCGGCCGGCGGTGATTCGGTCTTAACCACCACCACGACCAGAATACGAATGCCCACCCAAGACCAGTCGGAAGCGGTTGTGATCTCACCGCTGGCAGAGGCGATTATCAGTCGGGCCAATCGGTTTCGTAACAAAAATTTTCATTTTACGGCTGTTGCGGAAAAATTGAGTCCGCAGGAGAAACTGAAAGGGTTCCTTCCTGGGTTTATTGACGAATTGTGGAAGAGTGGGCTGTTCCGCTGGATTCTTGTAGAGGCCGACGGCGCCGCCGGCAGATCTTTAAAGGCGCCGGCCATCTATGAGCCTGTTGTTCCATCCTGCGCCGAATGGGTGATCGGGCTTGTCGGTCTGGATGCGGTGGGTAAGACCCTTGACGAAGACTGTGTTTTCAGGTCGGGCATGTTTTCGCAACTGACAGGGCTTGCCCTGGGCCAGGCGGTTTCCCCTATGGCCATTGCGGCATCTTTGACCCATGCCGGCGGGATTTTTAAAGAGAGTCCCGGCGCCGCCCATCAGTATCTCTTTTTAAACAAGGCCGAAAGCGCCGAGGGTATTAGAGCGGGACGCGAAGTTGTAAAAATCATTAAAGAGACAACACCCGTCCGGATAAAACGAGTCCTCATCGGCAGCGCAATGAAACATCCGCCGGTGATGGCGTTCTATGAAATAAGGTGA